The following proteins are encoded in a genomic region of Chryseobacterium cucumeris:
- a CDS encoding response regulator, whose product MNKKILIVDDDPRNIFALKLTLKARGYTVESCTMAQDALEMMKSDPLFSVVLMDMMMPGIDGYEAVKMIRDTQEIKHVPVIAVTAQAMPEDRQKCLEAGADDYVTKPIDVDLLITAIEKLS is encoded by the coding sequence ATGAATAAGAAAATTTTAATCGTGGATGATGACCCACGCAATATATTTGCTTTAAAACTAACTCTTAAAGCCCGTGGATACACAGTAGAATCATGTACAATGGCACAGGATGCCCTGGAAATGATGAAGTCTGATCCTCTGTTTTCCGTTGTTCTTATGGACATGATGATGCCTGGCATAGACGGATATGAAGCTGTAAAAATGATAAGGGATACTCAGGAAATCAAACATGTTCCGGTGATTGCTGTCACCGCACAGGCAATGCCCGAAGATCGCCAGAAATGTCTGGAAGCCGGAGCTGATGATTACGTAACAAAACCCATTGATGTGGATCTTTTAATAACGGCAATAGAAAAACTTTCATAG
- a CDS encoding Crp/Fnr family transcriptional regulator, protein MKKTISCMNIDQEILYSFGGEKVIYKAKEFIFKEGDYSQYYFQIISGKVKLNTFTENGKEFIHNILGKNQSFGDPLLFIEKVYPTNAISLQITEIIRMPKDNFMQMLKSNPDISLDMNMCLSQRLYYNNLMVRNLALADPIQRLKGVMDYLKSYHDGDCQHCFPIELTRQQIADLTGLRVETVIRTIKKMVNNKIIKLEGRRILY, encoded by the coding sequence ATGAAAAAAACAATAAGCTGTATGAATATCGATCAGGAGATCCTTTACTCGTTCGGGGGTGAAAAAGTCATCTATAAGGCTAAAGAGTTTATTTTCAAAGAAGGTGATTATTCACAATATTATTTTCAGATTATCAGCGGAAAAGTAAAGCTGAACACCTTTACTGAAAATGGAAAAGAATTTATTCATAATATATTAGGTAAAAATCAAAGTTTTGGAGATCCGCTTCTTTTTATTGAAAAAGTATATCCTACCAATGCCATCAGCTTACAGATCACAGAAATTATAAGAATGCCTAAAGATAATTTTATGCAAATGCTTAAAAGTAATCCGGATATTTCCCTGGATATGAACATGTGTTTATCACAAAGACTGTATTATAATAATTTAATGGTCCGCAATCTGGCATTAGCAGATCCCATTCAACGGCTGAAAGGTGTAATGGATTATCTGAAAAGCTACCATGACGGAGACTGCCAGCACTGTTTTCCTATAGAACTTACCCGTCAGCAAATTGCTGATCTTACAGGGCTGAGAGTTGAAACCGTCATCAGAACGATAAAAAAAATGGTGAATAATAAAATAATAAAACTTGAGGGGCGCAGGATTTTATACTAA
- a CDS encoding CheR family methyltransferase produces the protein MLEPSIIKDEEVEYLIRDVYDRYGYDFSGYSRASFKRRVNRICLLDRFTSFAELRYTVMNDTEYLKRFVEEVTVNVTEMFRDPSFFKALRDNILPQLGTYPLIRVWIAGCSTGEEAYSIAILLKEAGLYSKSLIYGTDLNPAVLETARAGIFPLQQMKLYSENYMLSGGLKDFSDYYTANYDSVRFDKSLQEKLILSTHNLVSDSSFNSFQLIVCRNVLIYFDRELQERVFRLFDNSLENLGFLALGAKETLRFSAIDKNYHQVEDQKIWKKIDHH, from the coding sequence ATGCTGGAACCAAGTATCATAAAAGATGAAGAAGTAGAATATCTCATCAGAGATGTGTATGACAGGTATGGCTATGACTTTTCAGGTTATAGCAGGGCTTCATTTAAAAGAAGAGTTAACCGTATATGTCTTTTAGACAGGTTTACCAGTTTTGCAGAGCTCAGATACACTGTGATGAATGATACAGAGTATTTAAAACGTTTTGTAGAAGAAGTTACAGTAAATGTTACGGAAATGTTCCGGGATCCTTCCTTTTTTAAAGCACTGCGGGATAATATATTGCCTCAGTTGGGAACCTATCCGCTCATCAGGGTCTGGATTGCAGGATGTTCAACAGGAGAAGAAGCATATTCTATAGCCATTCTGCTGAAAGAAGCCGGTCTTTACAGTAAGTCTCTGATTTATGGAACCGATTTGAACCCCGCTGTTCTTGAAACAGCCAGAGCAGGTATTTTCCCTTTGCAGCAGATGAAACTGTATTCGGAAAACTACATGCTTTCAGGCGGATTAAAAGACTTTTCGGATTATTATACTGCCAATTATGATAGTGTAAGATTTGATAAAAGCTTACAGGAAAAACTGATTTTATCAACACATAACCTTGTGTCAGACAGCTCTTTCAATAGTTTTCAGCTGATTGTGTGCAGGAATGTACTGATTTATTTCGACAGAGAACTTCAGGAAAGGGTATTCAGACTTTTTGATAACAGCCTGGAAAATTTAGGTTTTCTCGCATTGGGAGCAAAAGAAACTCTTCGGTTTTCTGCTATCGACAAAAATTACCATCAGGTTGAAGATCAGAAAATCTGGAAAAAAATTGATCACCACTAG
- a CDS encoding PleD family two-component system response regulator codes for MSKKKILIFDDEATILEVITIIFEENGYDVRISETSHDILEKVADYKPDVILMDNWIPKIGGVEATKLLKSTEEFKHIPVIYVTANNDIVALASEAKADDYVSKPFNLDDLEAMVAKHLKEQV; via the coding sequence ATGAGTAAAAAGAAGATTTTAATTTTTGATGATGAAGCGACTATCTTAGAAGTGATCACCATCATATTTGAAGAAAACGGATATGATGTCAGAATCTCAGAAACTTCACACGATATCCTTGAGAAAGTGGCAGACTACAAGCCGGATGTTATTCTCATGGATAACTGGATTCCTAAAATAGGAGGGGTAGAAGCTACAAAACTTCTCAAAAGCACCGAAGAATTTAAACATATTCCGGTCATTTATGTTACAGCCAATAATGATATTGTTGCTTTGGCCTCAGAAGCAAAAGCTGATGATTATGTTTCAAAACCTTTTAATCTTGATGATCTGGAAGCAATGGTTGCGAAACATTTGAAAGAACAGGTATAA
- a CDS encoding SDR family oxidoreductase — protein sequence MEKILLTGATGYIGKRMISVIAAQGYKVVCCCRDTGRFTRDMDIDEQLIEVIEVDFLKPETLKNIPEDIAGAYYLMHSMSNTADYEDSEKKCAANFSDYIEKTQCKHIVYLSGLVNEKELSKHLNSRYEVEKILMECRVPATVLRAGIIIGSGSASFEIIRDLVEKLPVMVAPKWLYTQCQPIGIANVLDFLIFVLFKEAAYQKNFDIGCDDVLTYKDMLLQFAQVRGLKRKIFTLPVMTPRLSSYWLYFITSTSYNLAKALVGSMKVEVVCRPESLAEIKLITGVQPFSYDTALKRTLAKIQANEIISSWKDSFISSRHDSTLKEYQDVPKYGCFTDLRSEEYDDREACMSRVFQLGGEHGWYGQNLWKIRGLFDKLVGGPGLRRGRRHPSDLKDGDALDFWRVLYADRKEGKLILLAEMKLPGEAWLMFKIYRNKIWQKAVFRPKGLWGRLYWFMVLPFHGFIFKGMIRSLSGKKKS from the coding sequence ATGGAAAAAATACTGCTTACAGGAGCAACCGGCTATATCGGTAAAAGAATGATCAGTGTGATTGCTGCGCAGGGATATAAAGTCGTTTGCTGCTGCAGGGATACCGGTCGTTTTACAAGAGACATGGATATCGACGAACAGCTCATTGAAGTTATTGAAGTTGATTTTCTAAAGCCGGAAACACTTAAAAATATTCCCGAAGATATTGCAGGGGCTTACTATCTGATGCATTCCATGAGCAATACTGCTGATTATGAAGACTCGGAAAAAAAATGTGCCGCCAACTTTTCTGATTATATTGAGAAGACGCAATGTAAACATATTGTCTATCTTTCGGGGCTGGTGAATGAAAAAGAACTGTCAAAGCATTTGAATTCAAGGTACGAAGTTGAAAAAATTCTGATGGAATGCAGGGTTCCCGCGACAGTTCTTCGCGCAGGAATTATCATCGGGTCAGGAAGTGCATCATTTGAAATTATAAGGGATCTCGTTGAAAAACTGCCTGTCATGGTGGCTCCCAAATGGCTGTATACACAATGTCAGCCAATAGGAATTGCCAACGTGCTCGATTTCCTGATTTTTGTTTTGTTTAAAGAAGCTGCTTATCAGAAAAATTTTGACATTGGATGTGATGATGTGCTGACTTACAAAGACATGCTGTTGCAGTTTGCACAAGTAAGAGGCCTTAAAAGAAAGATTTTTACACTACCTGTAATGACGCCCAGACTGTCTTCGTACTGGCTCTATTTTATTACTTCAACCTCTTATAACCTGGCCAAAGCTTTGGTTGGAAGCATGAAGGTAGAGGTGGTCTGCCGTCCCGAAAGTCTTGCTGAGATCAAATTAATTACCGGTGTGCAGCCGTTTTCATATGACACAGCACTGAAGAGAACTCTTGCAAAAATTCAGGCCAATGAAATCATTTCCAGCTGGAAAGACAGTTTCATCAGCAGCCGTCATGATTCAACCTTGAAAGAATACCAGGATGTACCGAAATACGGTTGTTTTACGGACCTCCGGAGTGAAGAGTATGATGACAGGGAAGCCTGTATGAGCCGGGTCTTTCAGTTGGGAGGCGAGCATGGATGGTATGGGCAGAATCTTTGGAAAATAAGAGGCCTTTTTGATAAACTTGTTGGTGGTCCTGGACTGAGAAGAGGGCGCAGGCATCCTTCAGACCTTAAAGATGGAGATGCATTAGACTTCTGGCGGGTTTTATATGCTGACCGTAAAGAAGGCAAGCTTATATTATTGGCTGAGATGAAACTGCCCGGAGAAGCCTGGCTGATGTTTAAAATTTACAGAAATAAGATCTGGCAAAAAGCTGTATTTCGTCCAAAAGGTCTTTGGGGAAGATTGTACTGGTTCATGGTGCTGCCATTTCATGGATTTATCTTCAAAGGAATGATCAGAAGCCTTAGCGGGAAGAAAAAATCTTAA
- a CDS encoding response regulator yields MPKKIIRNLQFGIGLSLLILIASSIASYWSIQNQMNHRESLSKSRRSVTAVKDVLVALLDAETGNRGYQLTGREDFLEPYKRGLREYSKALVLAESLGLKDKNQQERLAGLKVAVSQVMDNLKNLVENRRKGIVMTQQQIVTGKAYMDECRKIVKDFVQYEESQVEIKNKDLTRSSETTVLFIVFSALAAVVVTTFFYFKMRADLIRRDELEKMLRDKDQEMTRRVSAIQKIANRVANGDYSEKAVDNAEDDLGDLVESLNHMTESLKTSFEKINKSDWRQKGLALLNESLVGNKSVKEVAGRALHQLIEYGNCINGSLYLFDEGVLKLNKAFGLEANMKQTFEPGEGMVGQAFMNAKTQVYNNLHEDDFVVTFASSTIKIYGIILIPVFSDGHAIGVLELGSTSNFEEDRISYFEECCINIGIALNAAKGREKEQQLLEETQAQSEELQVQHSELENLNTELEAQTQKLQASEEELKVQQEELMQANAELEERSRLLEEKNHLIAERNNEIQKKVEELALSTKYKSEFLANMSHELRTPLNSILLLSRLMAENPDENLNEDQVESAKVIQSSGTSLLTLIDEILDLAKIESGKMTLEYQEVVIEEIVKDLKSLFNPVFQEKALPFNIEIDSNVQRVIESDRLRIDQVLRNLLSNALKFTTKGSISLLIKKHSEKPDFIIFSVKDTGVGIAEDKQKIIFEAFQQADGSTKRKFGGTGLGLSISREIARLLGGELVLKSELNKGSEFSFIIPVHQVTEIVHSETDQDLVEIIREDVEEIQNILDEGETVKTNTLEIPEDVEDDRENIQEGDKIILIIEDDTNFAKALLKYARLQNYKGVVVVRGDYGLSAAQKYHPHAILLDIQLPVKDGWEVMDELKSDPQVKHIPVHMMSALHVKKESLLKGAVDFINKPVALDKMTDVFRKIEEALQKGPQKVLIVEENAKHASALSYFLSNFNISLSVEHNVEDSVKALTSDLVDCVILDIGSTKANDYHVIESIKSYEGLENLPIIIFTEHHLSKEEELKIKQYADSIVVKTAHSYQRVLDEVGLFLHLVEEKNSSAEGNTGRMLGSLTEVLSGKKVLITDDDVRNIFSLTKALEKYKVEVIVAMDGKHALEQISHNPDVDVILMDMMMPEMDGYETIKEIRKMPAFKRLPIIAITAKSMIGEREKCITAGASDYISKPVDIDQLLSLLRVWLYES; encoded by the coding sequence ATGCCGAAAAAAATTATACGAAATCTCCAGTTTGGAATAGGTCTTTCGCTTTTGATATTGATAGCCAGTTCGATAGCTTCATACTGGAGTATTCAAAATCAAATGAATCACCGTGAGAGTCTTTCCAAAAGCAGGCGTTCTGTAACAGCTGTTAAGGATGTTCTGGTAGCCTTGCTGGATGCTGAAACAGGAAACAGGGGCTATCAGCTGACCGGAAGAGAAGATTTTCTCGAACCCTATAAACGCGGATTAAGAGAATACTCCAAAGCGCTGGTGCTTGCAGAATCATTGGGATTGAAGGATAAAAACCAACAGGAAAGACTTGCCGGATTAAAAGTAGCGGTGAGCCAGGTGATGGATAACCTGAAAAATCTGGTGGAAAACAGACGGAAGGGTATTGTGATGACCCAGCAGCAAATCGTTACCGGTAAAGCTTATATGGACGAGTGCCGTAAAATTGTAAAAGATTTTGTGCAGTATGAAGAGAGCCAAGTTGAAATCAAAAACAAAGATTTAACACGCTCATCAGAAACGACCGTTCTTTTTATTGTTTTTTCTGCACTGGCTGCGGTAGTTGTGACCACATTTTTCTATTTTAAAATGAGGGCAGATCTCATCAGAAGAGATGAGCTGGAAAAAATGCTGAGGGATAAAGATCAGGAAATGACGCGCCGTGTAAGTGCCATTCAAAAAATTGCAAACAGAGTAGCCAATGGTGATTACAGTGAGAAAGCTGTGGATAATGCAGAGGATGATCTCGGAGATCTTGTAGAATCATTGAACCACATGACCGAATCTCTTAAAACATCTTTTGAAAAAATTAATAAAAGCGACTGGCGCCAGAAAGGTCTTGCTTTACTGAATGAGTCCCTTGTCGGAAATAAATCAGTAAAAGAGGTTGCCGGCAGGGCTTTACATCAGTTGATTGAATACGGAAACTGTATCAACGGTTCATTATATCTTTTTGACGAAGGTGTCCTGAAGCTCAACAAAGCATTTGGTCTGGAAGCCAATATGAAACAGACTTTTGAGCCGGGTGAAGGAATGGTGGGGCAGGCTTTTATGAATGCTAAAACACAGGTGTACAATAATCTTCATGAAGATGATTTTGTAGTAACCTTTGCCAGCAGTACCATTAAGATCTATGGCATTATTCTGATACCTGTTTTTTCAGACGGCCATGCCATAGGAGTCCTGGAATTAGGATCTACCTCTAATTTTGAAGAAGACAGAATCAGCTATTTTGAAGAGTGCTGCATCAATATAGGAATAGCCCTGAATGCGGCAAAAGGAAGAGAAAAAGAACAGCAGCTGCTGGAAGAAACCCAGGCACAGTCTGAAGAATTACAGGTACAGCATTCTGAGCTTGAAAACCTCAATACTGAACTGGAAGCACAAACGCAGAAGCTTCAGGCTTCAGAAGAAGAATTGAAGGTACAGCAGGAAGAGCTGATGCAGGCCAATGCCGAATTGGAGGAACGCTCACGATTGCTCGAAGAAAAGAATCATTTGATTGCTGAACGTAATAATGAGATTCAGAAAAAAGTAGAGGAACTGGCACTCAGCACCAAATACAAGTCTGAGTTTTTAGCCAATATGTCTCATGAACTGCGTACACCGCTTAATTCAATCCTTCTGTTATCGCGGTTAATGGCTGAAAATCCGGATGAAAACCTTAACGAAGACCAGGTGGAATCTGCCAAAGTTATTCAAAGTTCAGGAACAAGCTTATTAACATTAATAGATGAAATTCTTGACCTGGCCAAAATAGAATCCGGTAAAATGACTCTTGAATATCAGGAAGTGGTTATTGAAGAAATTGTAAAAGATCTGAAGAGCCTGTTTAATCCTGTATTTCAGGAAAAAGCCCTTCCTTTCAATATAGAAATTGATTCAAACGTACAGCGTGTTATTGAAAGTGACCGTCTCAGAATAGATCAGGTATTAAGGAACCTGCTGTCCAATGCTTTAAAGTTTACAACAAAAGGAAGCATCAGTTTATTGATTAAAAAACATTCTGAAAAACCTGATTTTATTATATTTTCAGTAAAAGATACCGGTGTCGGAATAGCTGAGGATAAGCAGAAAATTATCTTTGAAGCATTTCAGCAGGCTGACGGATCTACAAAAAGAAAATTTGGAGGTACAGGTCTGGGACTTTCAATAAGCCGTGAAATTGCAAGACTTTTAGGAGGTGAACTTGTTCTGAAAAGTGAACTCAATAAAGGAAGTGAATTCAGCTTTATTATTCCTGTACATCAGGTAACTGAAATTGTTCATTCCGAAACGGATCAGGATCTGGTGGAAATTATACGGGAAGATGTTGAAGAAATTCAAAATATCCTTGATGAAGGAGAAACTGTTAAAACGAACACATTGGAAATTCCTGAAGATGTGGAGGACGACAGAGAGAATATTCAGGAAGGGGACAAAATCATCCTTATCATTGAAGATGATACCAATTTTGCAAAAGCTCTATTGAAATATGCCCGCTTACAGAACTATAAAGGGGTAGTGGTCGTAAGAGGAGATTATGGTCTTTCGGCGGCTCAGAAATATCATCCTCACGCCATTTTACTGGATATTCAGCTTCCTGTAAAAGATGGCTGGGAAGTCATGGATGAGTTGAAGTCTGATCCTCAGGTAAAACATATTCCGGTACATATGATGTCTGCGCTGCATGTGAAAAAAGAAAGCCTGTTGAAAGGAGCGGTAGACTTTATCAATAAGCCTGTGGCTCTGGATAAAATGACGGATGTATTCAGGAAAATTGAAGAGGCATTACAAAAAGGGCCTCAAAAAGTTTTAATTGTTGAAGAAAATGCCAAACATGCCAGCGCATTGTCTTATTTCCTGAGTAATTTTAATATTTCCTTATCAGTGGAACATAATGTGGAGGATAGTGTAAAAGCACTTACTTCAGACCTTGTCGACTGTGTAATTCTGGATATCGGAAGCACGAAAGCCAATGATTATCACGTCATAGAATCAATCAAAAGCTATGAGGGACTGGAAAATCTACCGATCATTATTTTTACAGAGCATCATTTGTCTAAGGAAGAAGAATTGAAAATAAAGCAATATGCAGATTCTATTGTTGTAAAAACTGCACATTCCTATCAAAGAGTTTTAGATGAGGTTGGTTTATTCTTACATTTGGTGGAAGAAAAAAACAGTTCGGCCGAAGGTAATACAGGCAGAATGCTGGGTTCTTTAACAGAAGTGCTGAGTGGTAAAAAAGTACTCATTACTGATGATGATGTCCGCAATATTTTTTCTTTAACCAAAGCACTGGAAAAATATAAAGTTGAGGTCATTGTAGCGATGGATGGAAAACATGCTTTGGAGCAAATCAGCCACAATCCGGATGTAGATGTTATTCTGATGGATATGATGATGCCGGAAATGGATGGCTATGAAACAATTAAGGAAATAAGAAAAATGCCGGCATTTAAAAGACTGCCTATTATAGCTATTACCGCTAAATCAATGATTGGAGAAAGGGAGAAATGTATTACAGCAGGAGCTTCAGACTATATTTCAAAACCTGTCGATATAGATCAGCTATTATCACTCCTTCGTGTTTGGTTGTATGAAAGTTAA
- the ribA gene encoding GTP cyclohydrolase II produces the protein MLTIQAQSKIPTDYGLFTIYAFSENEKDWSPHLVLVAENTDYDKTVNVRFHSECITGEVFHSKKCECGQQLDAAMKYMSEKGGMIVYLRQEGRNIGIINKLKAYALQEQGLDTVEANLRLGLPADGRNFDMAVEMLNLLDVKEINLLTNNPDKIKSVENSRIILKSRIPLEIDSNEINAGYLIKKKDYFGHFLEKI, from the coding sequence ATGCTTACAATACAGGCGCAATCAAAAATACCCACAGATTACGGACTATTCACTATATATGCATTCTCAGAAAATGAAAAAGACTGGAGCCCGCATTTGGTTCTGGTAGCAGAAAATACAGATTATGATAAGACTGTTAATGTCCGCTTTCATTCTGAGTGCATTACCGGAGAAGTTTTTCATTCTAAAAAATGTGAATGCGGTCAGCAGCTTGATGCAGCGATGAAATATATGTCTGAAAAAGGAGGAATGATCGTTTATCTCCGCCAGGAGGGAAGGAATATTGGAATCATCAATAAACTGAAAGCATATGCACTTCAGGAACAAGGATTAGATACTGTTGAAGCTAATCTCAGACTTGGTTTGCCCGCTGACGGAAGAAATTTTGATATGGCAGTGGAAATGCTGAATCTGCTGGATGTGAAAGAAATCAATCTGTTAACCAATAATCCTGACAAGATTAAATCTGTTGAGAACAGCAGAATCATTCTCAAAAGCAGGATTCCTTTGGAAATTGATTCCAATGAGATCAATGCAGGTTATCTTATTAAAAAGAAAGACTATTTTGGCCATTTCTTAGAAAAAATATAA
- a CDS encoding response regulator has translation MILIVDDNQSNLYSLQKLLESKDFQVETASSGEEALGKALKNDYALIILDVQMPDMDGFEVAETLADYSKTKDVPIIFLSAVNTDKKFITQGYASGGKDYVTKPVDPEILLLKVKTFYNLQEQNIAMKKTQQNLELEVKGRRESQVTMKSQIDHFHLMLESLPQIAFTLNEEGAVDFVNGKWYQYSDNEQDFPETHPDDHKISEELERCRKKGKALELEIRIKNVISGHYRYHLLRVTPVYDEHRIKNWVGTFTDIDDQKKVEKEKDEFLSIASHELKTPLTSIKAYVQLLERKLKLDKDSSEAGFVTKVQSQIEKLNTLITDLLDVSKIENGKLKINKKPVNLENVISNAIETIKQTHERQVKIERHGVKPDILIPLDEIRIEQVLINFLTNAIKYSPHNNQVIVTTFVDEEAQEVRVNVTDFGIGIPDFKQEAVFKKFYRVEESSLQFQGMGIGLFICSEIIKQHHGSVGVSSIVDEGSTFYFTLPLN, from the coding sequence ATGATTTTAATTGTTGATGACAACCAAAGTAATCTTTATTCGCTTCAAAAATTACTTGAATCTAAAGATTTCCAGGTTGAAACGGCCAGCTCCGGTGAAGAGGCTCTCGGCAAAGCATTGAAAAATGACTATGCCTTAATTATTTTAGATGTTCAGATGCCTGATATGGATGGCTTTGAAGTTGCAGAAACTCTTGCAGACTACAGTAAAACCAAAGATGTTCCTATTATATTTTTATCCGCTGTTAATACCGATAAAAAATTCATTACCCAAGGTTACGCTTCTGGTGGTAAAGATTACGTAACCAAGCCCGTGGATCCTGAAATTCTTCTGCTTAAAGTGAAAACTTTTTATAATCTCCAGGAGCAGAATATTGCTATGAAAAAAACACAGCAGAATCTGGAACTGGAAGTAAAAGGAAGACGGGAATCTCAGGTGACCATGAAATCCCAGATAGACCATTTTCATCTTATGCTGGAGTCTCTTCCACAGATTGCATTTACTCTGAATGAAGAAGGTGCAGTTGATTTTGTTAATGGTAAGTGGTACCAATATTCAGACAATGAACAGGATTTTCCGGAAACACACCCTGATGATCATAAGATCAGCGAAGAACTGGAAAGATGCAGAAAAAAAGGAAAAGCTCTTGAATTGGAGATCAGAATTAAAAATGTTATTTCGGGCCATTACCGTTATCATTTGCTTAGGGTAACCCCTGTATATGATGAACACCGTATTAAAAACTGGGTAGGAACATTTACCGATATTGACGATCAGAAAAAAGTGGAAAAAGAAAAAGATGAATTCTTAAGTATTGCAAGCCACGAATTAAAAACCCCTTTAACCAGTATTAAAGCCTATGTTCAGCTATTGGAAAGAAAGCTGAAATTAGATAAAGACAGCTCCGAAGCAGGATTTGTTACAAAAGTCCAGAGCCAGATTGAAAAGCTGAATACACTCATCACGGATCTTCTTGATGTTTCAAAAATTGAAAACGGAAAACTGAAAATCAATAAAAAGCCGGTGAATCTGGAAAATGTGATCAGTAATGCCATTGAAACCATAAAACAAACCCATGAACGGCAGGTGAAAATTGAACGCCATGGGGTAAAACCTGATATTTTAATTCCCCTGGATGAAATCCGTATCGAGCAGGTGCTGATTAATTTCCTGACCAATGCGATCAAATATTCCCCTCATAATAACCAGGTGATTGTAACCACCTTTGTGGATGAAGAAGCTCAGGAGGTGAGAGTGAATGTTACAGATTTTGGAATCGGAATTCCTGACTTTAAACAGGAGGCCGTATTCAAGAAGTTCTATCGTGTGGAAGAATCTTCACTGCAGTTCCAGGGAATGGGAATCGGTCTGTTTATATGCTCTGAAATCATCAAACAGCACCACGGAAGTGTTGGTGTTTCCAGTATTGTAGATGAAGGATCTACGTTTTATTTTACCTTACCATTAAATTAA
- a CDS encoding chemotaxis protein CheB, producing MSGMKSQTNTELIVIGGSAGSLQVIIEMIKNLGNTIPAPIVLVMHRKAQSGDILRTLLQQFTRIPVIEVEDKTEVAGNTIYIVPADYHLLFENMQWMSLDSSEKMNYSRPSIDVTFRSAAEIYGENLIGILLSGANADGVEGLSYIKKNNGQVWIQDPETAEVEFMPKHAIEEIEYDLIITPAGLADYIKQL from the coding sequence ATGAGCGGAATGAAATCACAGACCAATACAGAATTAATCGTTATCGGCGGATCAGCAGGAAGTTTGCAGGTCATCATAGAAATGATCAAAAACCTGGGTAATACCATCCCTGCTCCCATTGTACTGGTGATGCATCGTAAAGCTCAATCGGGAGATATTCTGCGCACTTTACTGCAGCAGTTTACCAGAATACCTGTCATAGAGGTTGAAGATAAAACGGAGGTTGCTGGTAACACCATATATATTGTTCCCGCAGACTATCATTTGTTGTTTGAGAATATGCAATGGATGTCATTGGACAGCTCGGAAAAAATGAATTATTCCCGTCCCTCTATAGATGTTACTTTCAGGTCTGCAGCAGAAATTTATGGGGAAAATCTGATCGGTATCCTTTTATCGGGAGCTAATGCCGATGGAGTAGAAGGCTTAAGTTATATTAAAAAAAATAACGGGCAGGTATGGATTCAGGATCCGGAAACAGCAGAAGTGGAATTTATGCCGAAACATGCCATAGAAGAAATTGAATATGATTTAATTATCACGCCCGCCGGTTTAGCGGATTATATAAAACAATTATAA
- a CDS encoding lipocalin family protein: MKNRIILTLLLSLGLLNSLTSCSSMPEKAQPVDQFDVNRYLGTWYEIARFDYRFEKDLDNAIAQYSLTEDGNVNVVNSGYNFKKDKWVSANGTAKFRGEKNVAALKVSFFGPFYAGYNVVALEEYKYALIAGKNLDYLWILSREKTIPENIKQKFISKAQEIGYDTSKLIWVKQDKKSPFDK; the protein is encoded by the coding sequence ATGAAAAATAGAATCATTCTTACATTATTACTAAGCTTAGGGCTGTTAAACAGCTTGACTTCCTGTTCTTCCATGCCCGAAAAAGCGCAGCCTGTTGATCAGTTTGATGTGAACCGGTATTTGGGGACATGGTACGAGATTGCCAGATTTGATTATCGCTTTGAAAAAGACCTTGACAATGCAATCGCCCAGTATAGCCTTACTGAAGACGGAAATGTAAACGTAGTCAACAGCGGATATAATTTTAAAAAGGATAAATGGGTTTCCGCCAATGGTACTGCTAAATTCAGAGGAGAAAAAAATGTGGCAGCTCTGAAAGTGAGTTTTTTCGGACCTTTTTATGCCGGGTATAATGTAGTTGCTCTTGAAGAGTACAAATATGCACTGATTGCAGGAAAAAATCTGGATTATCTCTGGATTCTTTCCCGTGAAAAAACTATTCCTGAAAATATAAAGCAGAAATTTATCAGCAAGGCGCAGGAAATAGGGTATGATACCTCTAAGCTCATCTGGGTGAAGCAGGATAAGAAAAGTCCTTTTGATAAATAA